Below is a window of bacterium DNA.
TCGACCAATCGGCAGAGAAGATTGCCGAGACGGCAAAATCTACGGGCGCCCGCATTAGCGGTCCAGTCCCGTTACCGACGGATATTCGCAAGTTCTGCGTTATCCGTGGTCCTCACATTGATAAGGAATCGATGGAGCATTTTGAGATAAGAACTCACAAACGTTTGATCGATATCCAAGAGCCGAGTAACAAAACTATAGACGCTTTAATGAGGTTAGACCTTCCAAGCGGCGTTGATATTGAGATTAAGCTCTAACTTAGGGTATTATCTAAGAGATCGATAACAAGTGGATTGGTCGAACTAGGCGGCATAAGCCGTGAGTGGTTGAAAAAAGAAAACAGAACTCTCTGTTTCAAATCTCATAGATCGGCATCAGAGGCGTTAGCGCCTCATCTTCGAGCTTTGATCAAACCTCAAATGAGGCAAAGCAATAAAGACAGAAGCTGAACTATGACATTCGAAGCTGGATTTACCTCTGATATACTCTTCAACTGCCACCTGTAGTCCATTTATGCGTTAAATTCTATTACTATAGTAGCGATATGCATGAGTGGTCGACCAAGCCGCTGCGATTACACAAGGAGAACAAGATGGTTCCCGCAATCTTGGGACGTAAAGTGGGTATGACCCACATTTTCAATACAGACGGCAAGATGGTCACCGTGACGGTTTTAGAAGCCGGCCCAGTACAAGTGACCCAAATAAGAACGCCTGAAAAAGAAGGATACAGCGCAGTGCAGCTCGGTTTTGAAGAAATCCCCGAGCGTAAGGCAAATCGCCCTGATCGTGGCCATTTTAAAAAGGCTGGCGTTACACCTAAACGATTTTTACGCGAAATCCGCATGCAGGATGTAAGCGAATTCAGTCTTGGTCAAGAGATTAAGGTTGATGAGGTTTTCACTGAAGGCGAGCGGATACGCGTTACTGGTCAATCCAAAGGAAAAGGTTTTGCGGGTGGTGTTAAACGGTACCATTTTCATGGCGCTGATGCGACCCACGGTAATATGACTCACCGTAAAACGGCTTCGAATGGTGCAACAGGCCCTGCGCGTGTTTTCAAAGGCTCCAAGCGACCTGGTCATATGGGTGATGAAAGAGTTACACAATTAGGCCTGAAGGTCGTAGCTGTTGATGCTACACGAAACCTGTTGCTGGTAAGTGGTTCGGTTCCAGGTGCAAATGGTTCACTTGTAATCGTAGCGCGTGAAGGTCGGAGGCGAGCATAATGGCTACTATTAAGCTTTGGAACCGCGATGGTAAAGATATCGGCACTTACGAAATGAATGATGCCATTAGTGGTATTGAGATAAATGTTTATTCGATGCGCCGAGCAATATTGGCTGAAGAAGCTAATAGCCGCCAGGGTACATCACAAACAAAAGAGCGTAGCGATGTTCGCGGTGGTGGGCGTAAGCCTTACAAGCAGAAGAAGACCGGTCGAGCCCGACAGGGAACGATCCGAGCTCCTCATTATGCACACGGCGGCGTATGCTTTGGACCTCATCCTCGCGATTACGATCAGAAGGTTAATCGCAAGGAACGCCAACTGGCTATCAAGAGCGCTTTTAATTCAAAAGTTATCGATGGAGCTTTAATCGCAATTGATGAGATTTCTTTTGCTGAACCAAAGACCAGATTAGCAGCAGAGTTTTTGGCGAATGTTGGAGCCACAGAAAAGCGCGTTATGGTGCTTTTAGGCGCTCATGATGAAATGGCTATTAAGTGCTTCCGCAATATTCCTTTTGTGATGCTGCGGACTGCCCCTAATGTTTCCACAAGAGACTTATTGGTTTCGCACAAGATAATCGCTTCAAAGAGCGCGCTGAGTATGTTGGAGGAGGCGTGGGCTAAATGAAAGACCTACATGACATAATACTTGGGCCGATCATTACGGAACGCTCGGTCGAGATGTCGTTAGAAGGACGTTATCAGTTTAAAGTTGCGATGGACGCCGGCAAGATCGAGATCGGTCTCGCACTTGAAGGCATCTATAAAGCTAATAAGATTAAAGTGATAAAAGTCAATACCACGACCGTGCATGGCAAGACCAAGATGTACGCTCGCAGAACCCCCGGCAAAAGACCGGATTGGAAGAAAGCGACTGTACGGCTATTACCTGGCCAGACAATTGAGGATTTCACAGTCTAACGCGGTTGCGATTAGAGAAGTGATGAGGAGAACATATGCCAGTTAAGCAGAGAAAACCGACATCGCCTGGGCGACGTTTTATGATATCGCCGACCTATTCGGAGATCACCAAAACTGATCCTGAAAGGTCACTCCTTGCGCCGCTTAAAAGCTCCGGTGGTAGAAATAATGCCGGTCGAACGACTATTCGTTTCCGTGGTGGCGGTAATAAGCGCGCCTATCGAATTATTGATTTCAAAAGAAATAAGCTTGATGTCTCTGGCAAAGTCGCTGCGATTGAATACGATCCTAATCGCACCTGCCGAATCGCGCTTATTCATTATAAAGATGGCGAGAAACGATATATTCTCGCACCTTCTAATTTAAATGTTGGGGATTTTGTGACAGCAGGAGAAACGGCTGACATCAAACCGGGTAATGCACTGCCGCTTCGCAACATTCCGCTCGGTACAATTGTACACAACATTGAGCTTAATCCTGGACGTGGTGGCCAAATCGTTCGCAGCGCCGGTGTCGGCGCACAAGTAATGGCGAAAGAAGGCAATTATGTTACTCTTAGGTTGCCCAGCAGTGAAATGCGATTGATATTCCTTAACTGTTATGCAACAGTGGGGCAGGTGGGCAATCCCGAGCACGAAAACGAATCATACGGAAAAGCAGGCAAGCGCCGACAGAAGGGCTTCCGCCCGCACGTTCGTGGTGTTGTTATGTCCCCACGTGACCACCCGCATGGTGGTGGCGAGGCGAAGTCACCTGTAGGACGCAAAAAAGGTCCTGCAACTCCTTGGGGTAAGATTGCGTTGGGTCTTAAAACTCGACATAACAAGCGTACGAATCAGTACATAGTACGAGGCCGGTCTAAGTAAGACCGTCTCTCTAATTGATAACGAAATAGTTTAGGAACTGGCATCGGAGGTAATGGATGGCTCGTTCGATTAAGAAGGGCCCGTTCATAGACGATCACTTGATGAAAAAAGTTGATCGATTGAACGTGGAAAATAGGAAAATGATCGTGAAGACCTGGTCGCGCCGCTCGACCGTTGTGCCTGCAATGATAGGGCACACGATAGCGGTGCATGATGGTCGAAAGCATGTGCCGGTGTTTATCACCGAAAACATGATTGGTCATAAGTTGGGTGAATTTGCGCCAACGCGTACGTTTCGCGGTCATGCGGGTAGTGATAAGACCTCCCGAGTCAGATAACGGATCGTCGTTTGGTGTCGAGTTAAGACGATACTAATTAGGATGTCGGATTGGCAGGCAAATGCCTGCGACATGGGAAGAGGACGAGAACGATGGAAGTCAGAGCGGTTGGAAAATATTTACGTGTTCCGCCGAGGAAAGCTCGGTTGATCGTTGATCAAGTGAGAGGCTTGCCTGCAGTGGCAGCTCTAAACCACCTGAAGTTCATGCCTCAGGATGCCGCCAGATATGTCGGCAAGGTACTTGCATCTGCGATTGCGAATGCGAAAGAAAATTTAAACATGAGTGAAGACACACTCAAAATTTCGAAGGTCTATGTTGACGAAGGCCCAAGAATTAAACGAATTCAGCCGCGAGCAATGGGCCGGGCATTTCATATCTTGAAACGCATGAGCCACATTACTGTAGTGGTAGAGGACAGCATCGTACCTCTTACACCTAAGCGGCGCAGAACAGCTACTGCTGAAACACAGCCTAAACCTGTTGTTAAGGCGACAACAAGAACCAAGAAGACTAAGGAAGATGCAGCTGTTGAAACAGTTGCTCCGGTTGTGACCGGCCAGACTCCTGTGGTTCTTGATGAGACGCCAGTGAAGAAAACTAGAAAAACGACTAAGCCGAAAGTGGCGGAGTCGCAAGAGAAATAGGAGCAGTTAGGCGGCTTCTGCCGCAGAATGCTCTAAAGGGGGCTACGAGTTGGGACAGAAAGTTCACCCGATTGGTATGCGCATCGGAATTATCCGTGACTGGGAAAGTAAATGGTTCATGGATAAGAAGCAATATGGCGCGATAGTCTACGAAGATGCGATGATCCGTCTCGCGATTAAAAAGCGTTGGGCAAATGCTGGTGTTGCGCGCATTGAAATCGAACGAGCGGCTGACAGAGTAAAGGTTACTCTTTACACTGCTAGACCGGGCGCGATTATCGGCCGCGGCGGTAAAGGCATCGAGGAGGTCAGCGCTGTTGTGGCTGCTATCGTCCATAAACGCGCCGCTGATTCAAAGGTCTCCGTTAATGTCAACGAAGTTCGACAGCCGGATTTGGATGCTCAACTCGTTGCGGAGAATATCGCAAGTAACCTCGAACGACGTGTTTCACACCGTCGAGCGATGCGACAAGCAATGACGAGAGCGCTTCGACTGCAGGCTAAAGGCATTAAGATTGCAGTAGCCGGTCGTTTGGGCGGCTCTGAAATGGCGAGACGTGAAAGCGATAAGTCTGGCAAGATTCCTCTTCAGACGCTTCGTGCTGATATGGATTACGGTCAGGCAACTGCCTTTACCCTCTATGGCGCAATCGGTGTCAAAGTTTGGATTTTTAAGGGTGAAATTCTACCCGAGAGAACTCGTGCAGCTGGTGGATTAGCTGAGATGAGACCTCGCGAAGAAGCTCCGGTTGAACGACCGAGACGCGGTGGCCCTGGTGGTGGCGGTGGTCGTGGCCGAGGCGGTTATGGCGACCGAGATGGCGGACCAGGTGGACCTGGTGGTGGCGGACGTGGTCGTGGACCAGGTGGCCCAGCCGGTTTTGGTGGTCCTGGCGGCGGCGGACGTGGTCGTGGACCTGCTGGCGGTGGTGGTGGAAGTCGTGGTGGCGGTCGGCCATTACAGGCGGGACCAGCGCCTACTGATAAACCTATAGTTGTTGAAACGCAAGCCCAAACTGCTCCGAGCAGTGCAAGCGAAGGGAGTGGCTCTGAATAATGTTGATGCCTAAGAGACCGGTGAAGGATCACCGTAAACAGCACCGAGGCCGTATGACCGGTATGGCCAGTGGAGCCATAAAAATTGATTTTGGTGAGTTCGGTATTCAAGCACTCGAGCCTTGCTGGCTAACTAACCGCCAGATAGAAGCTGCTCGTATTGCTATGACCCGATATATTAAGCGCGGTGGTAAAGTTTGGATCCGCGTTTTCCCTGATAAGCCATATACAAAGAAACCGGCTGAAACTCGAATGGGAAGCGGTAAGGGCGCTCCTGAAGGTTGGGTTGCGGTCGTTAAACGTGGACGAATTTTATTCGAGATGGCTGGCGTTGAAGAATCAGTTGCACGCGAGGCTCTTCGCCGAGCAATGCATAAACTTCCGATCGACACCCGTTTCGTTACACGACGCGATTTTGAGGGAGCAGCATGAAACCGTTAAAGGCCAATCAACTGCGCGAGATGTCAGTTATCGAGCTTCAAGATGAATTGGGCAAGCAGAAATCAC
It encodes the following:
- the rplP gene encoding 50S ribosomal protein L16, whose translation is MLMPKRPVKDHRKQHRGRMTGMASGAIKIDFGEFGIQALEPCWLTNRQIEAARIAMTRYIKRGGKVWIRVFPDKPYTKKPAETRMGSGKGAPEGWVAVVKRGRILFEMAGVEESVAREALRRAMHKLPIDTRFVTRRDFEGAA
- the rplV gene encoding 50S ribosomal protein L22, with product MEVRAVGKYLRVPPRKARLIVDQVRGLPAVAALNHLKFMPQDAARYVGKVLASAIANAKENLNMSEDTLKISKVYVDEGPRIKRIQPRAMGRAFHILKRMSHITVVVEDSIVPLTPKRRRTATAETQPKPVVKATTRTKKTKEDAAVETVAPVVTGQTPVVLDETPVKKTRKTTKPKVAESQEK
- the rpsC gene encoding 30S ribosomal protein S3, producing the protein MGQKVHPIGMRIGIIRDWESKWFMDKKQYGAIVYEDAMIRLAIKKRWANAGVARIEIERAADRVKVTLYTARPGAIIGRGGKGIEEVSAVVAAIVHKRAADSKVSVNVNEVRQPDLDAQLVAENIASNLERRVSHRRAMRQAMTRALRLQAKGIKIAVAGRLGGSEMARRESDKSGKIPLQTLRADMDYGQATAFTLYGAIGVKVWIFKGEILPERTRAAGGLAEMRPREEAPVERPRRGGPGGGGGRGRGGYGDRDGGPGGPGGGGRGRGPGGPAGFGGPGGGGRGRGPAGGGGGSRGGGRPLQAGPAPTDKPIVVETQAQTAPSSASEGSGSE
- the rpsS gene encoding 30S ribosomal protein S19, which translates into the protein MARSIKKGPFIDDHLMKKVDRLNVENRKMIVKTWSRRSTVVPAMIGHTIAVHDGRKHVPVFITENMIGHKLGEFAPTRTFRGHAGSDKTSRVR
- the rplB gene encoding 50S ribosomal protein L2; this translates as MPVKQRKPTSPGRRFMISPTYSEITKTDPERSLLAPLKSSGGRNNAGRTTIRFRGGGNKRAYRIIDFKRNKLDVSGKVAAIEYDPNRTCRIALIHYKDGEKRYILAPSNLNVGDFVTAGETADIKPGNALPLRNIPLGTIVHNIELNPGRGGQIVRSAGVGAQVMAKEGNYVTLRLPSSEMRLIFLNCYATVGQVGNPEHENESYGKAGKRRQKGFRPHVRGVVMSPRDHPHGGGEAKSPVGRKKGPATPWGKIALGLKTRHNKRTNQYIVRGRSK
- the rplD gene encoding 50S ribosomal protein L4, with product MATIKLWNRDGKDIGTYEMNDAISGIEINVYSMRRAILAEEANSRQGTSQTKERSDVRGGGRKPYKQKKTGRARQGTIRAPHYAHGGVCFGPHPRDYDQKVNRKERQLAIKSAFNSKVIDGALIAIDEISFAEPKTRLAAEFLANVGATEKRVMVLLGAHDEMAIKCFRNIPFVMLRTAPNVSTRDLLVSHKIIASKSALSMLEEAWAK
- the rplC gene encoding 50S ribosomal protein L3 produces the protein MVPAILGRKVGMTHIFNTDGKMVTVTVLEAGPVQVTQIRTPEKEGYSAVQLGFEEIPERKANRPDRGHFKKAGVTPKRFLREIRMQDVSEFSLGQEIKVDEVFTEGERIRVTGQSKGKGFAGGVKRYHFHGADATHGNMTHRKTASNGATGPARVFKGSKRPGHMGDERVTQLGLKVVAVDATRNLLLVSGSVPGANGSLVIVAREGRRRA
- the rpsJ gene encoding 30S ribosomal protein S10, which encodes MRRDKVRIRLRAYDHRILDQSAEKIAETAKSTGARISGPVPLPTDIRKFCVIRGPHIDKESMEHFEIRTHKRLIDIQEPSNKTIDALMRLDLPSGVDIEIKL
- the rplW gene encoding 50S ribosomal protein L23, with amino-acid sequence MKDLHDIILGPIITERSVEMSLEGRYQFKVAMDAGKIEIGLALEGIYKANKIKVIKVNTTTVHGKTKMYARRTPGKRPDWKKATVRLLPGQTIEDFTV